The proteins below are encoded in one region of Terriglobia bacterium:
- a CDS encoding endonuclease/exonuclease/phosphatase family protein: protein MRIVTYNIHKGRGMDGRTSIKRIAEVLGELDADIIALQEVFAVCEAHAGQVESLASALGFHAAFGRTRHHRGRPYGNAILTRWPIVASCEMDISRANRERRGCIRADLKTPGGILHVFNIHMGTSYFERRHQVRSLLSSRQIDQDLTGPRVLVGDFNEWIKGLTTRLLSDKFESLNLALHVRKRRSYPGILPLLHLDHIYFERPLHVQKAELIRTRLSKVASDHLPLVATFRWGEAA, encoded by the coding sequence ATGCGGATCGTTACCTACAACATCCACAAGGGACGTGGAATGGACGGCCGCACCTCCATCAAACGCATAGCCGAAGTTCTCGGCGAACTCGACGCGGACATCATCGCGCTTCAGGAAGTTTTTGCGGTCTGCGAGGCCCACGCCGGACAGGTGGAGAGTCTGGCCAGCGCCCTCGGATTCCATGCCGCATTCGGCCGCACACGTCACCACCGGGGACGGCCATACGGTAACGCGATTCTGACGCGATGGCCGATTGTGGCTTCGTGTGAAATGGACATTTCGCGGGCAAACCGTGAGCGCCGCGGTTGTATCCGCGCGGACCTGAAAACGCCTGGCGGTATCCTGCACGTTTTCAATATCCACATGGGAACCAGCTACTTCGAGCGGCGGCATCAGGTAAGGAGTCTGCTGTCGTCCAGGCAAATTGATCAGGACCTGACGGGGCCTCGCGTTCTGGTGGGTGACTTCAACGAGTGGATCAAAGGACTGACGACGCGGCTGCTGTCGGACAAATTCGAAAGCCTGAACCTCGCCCTGCACGTTCGAAAGAGACGCAGTTATCCCGGCATCCTGCCGCTCCTCCATCTGGATCACATTTATTTCGAGCGGCCTCTGCACGTGCAGAAAGCGGAACTCATCCGCACCCGCCTTTCGAAGGTGGCATCGGACCACCTTCCGCTGGTAGCGACATTTCGATGGGGTGAGGCCGCATAA
- a CDS encoding DUF4142 domain-containing protein, with protein sequence MKRNRHLTLWSCVLAAVFALTGCSHSSVEAARSNRPPAVSPAGQDFMMKTAQADLCDIAAARLALQKSETSDVRDYANMIQNDHTTALEDLSDLMKDKNVPEPETTSADALKDLNRMSGLSGAEFDREFINMMVADHQKAAEMFRDQIGIAQDADLKKYAEDRLPKLEMHLDKAQSLQSKLFRASR encoded by the coding sequence ATGAAGAGAAATCGGCATCTGACACTCTGGTCGTGTGTCCTGGCGGCGGTCTTCGCTCTGACGGGATGCAGTCATTCCAGCGTCGAGGCCGCCCGCAGTAACCGCCCCCCTGCCGTTTCGCCGGCCGGGCAGGACTTCATGATGAAAACGGCCCAGGCCGACCTTTGCGATATCGCCGCAGCGCGGCTTGCGTTGCAGAAGTCGGAAACCTCTGACGTTCGGGATTACGCGAACATGATCCAGAACGATCACACGACAGCCCTCGAGGATCTCTCGGATCTGATGAAAGACAAGAACGTGCCGGAGCCGGAAACGACATCGGCCGATGCGCTGAAGGACTTGAACCGAATGAGCGGGCTGTCCGGGGCGGAATTCGATCGGGAGTTCATCAACATGATGGTCGCAGATCATCAGAAGGCCGCCGAAATGTTTCGCGATCAGATCGGCATTGCCCAGGACGCTGACCTGAAAAAGTATGCCGAGGATCGGCTGCCGAAACTCGAAATGCATCTGGATAAGGCGCAGAGTCTCCAGAGCAAGTTATTCCGGGCGTCGCGCTAG